The DNA segment GCCATGATCTCTGCCTTCTGACCTCCACTCTACAAACCCGATCAGGCCTGAACTAGTAAAGATTTGTAATTATAGCGTACCTTTTTTTGGGCTCTTATATGCCTTATAGCATGTGCAGTAGCTAAGGTTCAGACATAATCAGGCTCCCAGCATCCAAAAGCAACTGCCGAGAGGCTTCACCCTGATTATAATCCCCTTTTGTGCGGATCGACGTACAATATGCAGAAATGAAGATGGTGAAAGTTAGCCAACAAGAGTGATCAACACGTCCAAGAATATCCGCCACCGCCACTGTCGTCACGCCAGTTGGCGCGTTGGCGGTACAGCCTGTTAACAGACTTCACCTGCGTTCCAGCTTTAATCCACAGGTCAGCTCAACGTCAGCACGGAGAGACTCGTGCGTGTCATCGTGGCCGCCCAGGCTTCTTCCCTATGAATGGTTTAATAACAGGGTAACAAATCAAACTCTCAGTCCAACACATGCTCAGAGGCTTCACAGATGAGAGGGAAAAACAAGGGTggttaaaatgtctttatttatttatttttttaaaaaccccacTCCATTCTGGGCCCAAACAATGCCCTGCTGGGACCCGACTCTAATCTGAAGtctggaagagaggagaaaaggaagggAGTTGTTCCAAGATAAATATCTGCTAATGGGCTCTAATGACGCTTAATGACAGACAAGGGTTTCCTACTGAACACATAGGAAGGggggaacaaacaaacaatggcAAGAGTCTTTACAATTGTGTCAGCATAGATGATAAGTAATGCCAGCGGAGCGCCCTGCTGCCATTTCTTCACCCACTGCCCAGGGAGAACGTCCCTTTTTGGGTTTTTACTGAATACACAACAATacctgggagggaaaaaagcaacattaaGGTCATGAATTTACAAAATTGGTGCATTGGACTCAGCTCTCAGCATCTTCTCTAAGTTTCTGAGGTAAGCGACACTAATTCTTACACATTTTAACAGTTAACAATCAGCATATTTTACAGAACTTGATGAAGACTCGGTTTTATTTATCGTCTCCAAACTAAAAGCGGCGTATTTGCTGATATCGGGTCGTCTGATCAGAGGGAAACAATCAACATCATGTACACATATTCAAAGTTTTACACGTTACTGAAAGCTGAAGCTGACCGTTTAATTATTTACTCCTTATTTATCATTAGGTCAATTCTAAATTGCAGTAAACCCAAAGCACTTGTGTACATGATGCAAACTTGTGCTAATTAGGTTCTCTTGTTTGAGTTTGTCTAATCTAAACAAAAGTCTGACACAAAGGGTCAATTTCATCACAACATCGTCAACATTTTTGATGCAGGAGTGAAAACGAAGCAGTTGATCCGCGAAAGGAGCCGGAACCAACCATGCCAACCGAGCTGGAGCAGCTCGATCCCTCCGCTCTAGAAGACGCCGCCCCATCCGTCAGGTATGACCCCAGGTCTGAGGTGGTGGTCTTACCCCAGGGGATCGTCTCAGTGGCAGGCGTCACCGTGGTGACCGGGGGCACCGAGCTGTCCTGTGGATCCTGCATGCTGGCGTTTGCGTTCTGGTCGACTCTCATCGGCTTCAGCTGCATCGCCGTGGGACTGTGGGACCAGCTGAGCCAGTCTAAAGGGAGCACGTCTCATTtgctgggactggggctggtgATTCTGGCCCTCAGCCTCGTGGTGGTGGGAAGTGTGGTGGCGTTTTACCTCCTGACCAGGAAGAAAAGAGCGATGAGACGAGAGGAAAGCGAAGACGGGAAAGAGATTCTGGTGGAGCGCGGCAGGGTGGTCAAAAAGGTCACTGTGTGAATAAGAGAAACCCACCTGACCAGTGTGCACTAACCGTTCCCACAGGTTAGTGCACACTGAGCCACTTGACTTGGAGTCAACTGGTAAATAAGCATTTTGTTCACGCTTGTAAAAAATTGCTTCTGCAAAATAAAGATTAAGGGCTTGGCGGGATGGACATTTAAGAATGCGAGCTGTTCTGATGAatcttgtaaaataaaataaagtacaTTCGATGCAGCCAGGTCTTTGTTTATTCTCCGGGTGGTGACAAGTGTGCATGGCAcatgtttaaatgtaaaatcTAATCTAACACCAATAAACGAAAAGCATAGTTTTACGCGAGCTGTTTTAGGGAAAACGCTGGTTCAGAACAGACAAGAACCTAAAAGAATTTGGAAGAAATTATTAAAGAACCGGATACACGGTaataccgccccctgctggtggcaATACCGAACGTTATCCGGTTTCCCTTCGGAACATCCTGTGCGCCTTCACACCTCCCATCTAATTACGTTAATACTATTAATACTAAAAGTAAAGGGCGGTATAAGGATCATAAATCATTCTTCTATTCAACAATGGCATTAATATTCTTAAGTTGACAGATGAACAACAACACAAGTCCTCTCTACTTTATTTTTTGCGTATTTCTAACAGCAGAAGCTTTTCAAAGTGCTGCACAGATGGACAATAATGTAAAATCAAATACATCAAAAATAAGCatgaaacagaaacacaataaTAGGGTAAAGGACAGCTCGCGCCTTGGCTTAAaggctttaaaagtttaaaaacctGCACCTACTTTTGCCTTATTTCATAAAAGCGTGCGAACTCTGgtttattacatttaattcaGGTATTTCTCGGGTCACCTGACCGCCACTTCACTGGTCACGTGTCATCACTCAAGTTTCAGGAAACTTTTTTCGTCTTGAGTGAAAACAAAACTCCAAAGTcccgccttctcctctcctatTGGTTACCTGCGACGGATGCAGCGCTCTGATTCGCCAGACTCCGGGTTCGTCAAATCTAAACCACGCCCCCTCGAAACTTGTTTCTGTGTAAACGATATCCCTTCCGAAGGGGGGGAAAAGACAGGAATTTGGAGCATTTACGTCAAAGGAGTGAAAATGACAGGATGGACCTTCGTTGTGTTTAACCGCAGTGTTTGACAAAGCCAGGACTCGGCTCGTTTTCGGTGAGTTTTGGCTGTAACTTTGTGAACTTGCTGTCAGAGAACACAAGGTGTCCACTGTCAGTCATGTTACTAATTTATACAGTAGGTCGGTCAAGCTTGACGTTGTCGAAGGTTCGTGTTTTATCTATAGAAAATAAGCCGAGTGAGTGTTTTAATAGATGCACGTAACATGCTGCAGTCTTTAGGTTGTTGTGCGAGTGCGCTTGTACTTTGCACCGATTATCTGCTATTGTTTTGGGGCAATGTGGGGCCATTTGTTCAACTTGATCTAAAGTGTCAATATTCAGCACTATATGCTTCTACTTTGGCTTTCTGTCTGCATTGCAAATGTATATATTTGTAGTCCATAGACATTCAAGTCAAACATGCACAGGTTTGGAGCTATAGCACATCATTATTAAAATGTAGTGTTAGTTTCCTGGGGGTGTAGACTGTAACTTATAGATTTATGCATTGTCACTtaatctgatttttctttttaaacagcttAATGACTAGATATGAGATATTTGTACTAGACTACTTTAACAAACAGCAGAATTAAAATGGCATTCTTTGGTGGTACCCAAACGGGATAATCGGCTGCTTTTCTCCAACTGTTAAGGGAGAAACAATCTGGGAAATGCATCCATGTTTATCTGTGTTTTGTTCTCAGGCTGTACTGATGCAGCCTAAAGCAACTGGTTCATTTAGTGTTTGGAATAGAAAAGACATTTCACACATTTGacagaagaaaaaatatatcCATAATTTTAATGTACTTTTCTCTCTCGTCTACAGGATTTTGCACCATCAAACaatgacaaaacacacaaatggccAGCTGAGGACTGTTTAAAATGCTCAGATTAAAGGAAGATTTAGTCTGTGGACTGTGGGTGGTGCCAATATTCGCAGACATGTCAGAAAACTAGACGAACTAGTTGTATTAGTTGGAAAAAGTGTTGGATTCATGATTTGTAGAAATCCAGATGCTTTGATGCAGAGAAATCACTTCAACTCTCTCATAGAGCAGATAAAATAACTGGACAATGGAATACGGTGAGAATGTTCTGACGGGAACAGGAGAGGTAGAGATGGACCCAAACATTGTGAGTGAAGAAGCAGGAAAGCTGTATACAGAGTTACAGGTAAGTAACTCATTCCACTATTGTTATTTCCTAGCATCCGTCTCATTCCGCTGCTTCGTCCGCTCACAGGCTCTCATCCAGACGCACGGCGAGGGTGCCGTGGAGTCAGTGGTACCCATATTTGTGTGGGTGCTGGAGGGGCTGGCCAGGTGCAAAACCCAGCTGAGGGAcaaggaggtggaggtggagcgggAGAGAAGTGAGCGAGAACATCTGTTGGAGAGGTACCAGGCAGAAAGAACTCTCCGGAAAGAATGTCAGGAGGTGGGAAGGGAGGACGTTTTGGCTCTGCTGTCATAAGGAATTCTTTCATCCATGATTATGAAAGCTCATCAACTGCGCAAAAAAccctttttcttcctgttgtctTAGAAATATCTGGAGCTGGATGATCAAATTGAACAGGAGAGGAGAACGGTGAaggggagggaaaaggagagacGGCAGCGAGAGAAGGAACTGGAGAAGAAGGCAAGACAACAGGCTGATCAGCGTGAGTATATCAGCCCTAATAGCTTAAGTGTCACATTTACTAAGGCTTTGCTCTGCATTAAATGatgctttttttatttgtaaagcTGCTTTTACAATCTGTAGCTGCACGCTCTGTTTTCTTCCAGTGGTGgccttggaggagcagagggccaGTCTGAGTAAAGAGCTGAGCTCCCTGAGGCACACTCACAACAAGGTCAGACACCCGTTCCAACGTAAAACTCATATCATGATATAGTATTTGTTAGAATTGTGCCTGTTGCATATCACTTTTGGCCTCTCCTTTAGTTGTCACACCTGTATCAGGAGCTTTTGGACAAGAAAAAGGACTCTGAAAGAGATTCATC comes from the Takifugu rubripes chromosome 7, fTakRub1.2, whole genome shotgun sequence genome and includes:
- the LOC105416725 gene encoding transmembrane protein 100, with the protein product MPTELEQLDPSALEDAAPSVRYDPRSEVVVLPQGIVSVAGVTVVTGGTELSCGSCMLAFAFWSTLIGFSCIAVGLWDQLSQSKGSTSHLLGLGLVILALSLVVVGSVVAFYLLTRKKRAMRREESEDGKEILVERGRVVKKVTV